A window of the Sardina pilchardus chromosome 21, fSarPil1.1, whole genome shotgun sequence genome harbors these coding sequences:
- the LOC134068994 gene encoding uncharacterized protein LOC134068994, which translates to MASRADTQLQQMASQTMTMRVILCDGDIRKVTLASRPRSVDDLITCLKNTLVLQYNFTLQFRDPEFDNELCNLTNVSELPEKTTVKIIPVLELVEIASENLNDSVCTADTVLLQSTSSQQMRMAWPDEFSLHKFSVDVEFRLRQGNLSYLKDGTYLTVSKELKHYILHKIAETLYDRFKAYPPKKDLRTVAKALIAAHPCLRETASPTGYDGWTQSLADKMGNYRTKMRALGHADVKVNSGKRGRHTVGGEPPNKSIKKPKKGEVNFLPNFPDGHDVTSLENARQLLVDEMKKKNPDAVFVNQQMDFMLSNLG; encoded by the coding sequence aTGGCCTCCCAAACAATGACTATGCGAGTTATCCTCTGCGATGGAGACATCAGGAAAGTCACACTGGCTTCAAGGCCCCGTTCAGTGGACGATTTGATCACCTGTTTGAAAAACACACTCGTACTTCAATACAATTTCACTTTACAGTTTAGAGACCCAGAATTTGATAACGAACTTTGCAACCTCACCAATGTGTCTGAACTCCCAGAAAAAACAACTGTGAAGATAATTCCTGTGCTTGAACTGGTTGAGATTGCAAGCGAAAATTTGAATGATAGTGTATGTACAGCCGATACTGTGCTGCTGCAGTCCACGTCATCACAGCAAATGAGAATGGCGTGGCCTGATGAGTTTTCCCTCCACAAGTTCTCTGTAGATGTAGAGTTTAGACTCCGACAAGGGAATTTAAGCTACCTCAAGGATGGAACATACTTGACCGTTTCAAAAGAGTTGAAACATTACATTCTCCACAAGATAGCTGAAACCCTGTATGATAGGTTCAAAGCATACCCCCCAAAAAAGGACCTTAGAACAGTAGCCAAGGCTTTAATTGCAGCTCATCCCTGTCTTCGAGAAACTGCATCGCCAACAGGTTACGATGGATGGACACAGAGCCTAGCGGATAAGATGGGTAACTACAGAACAAAAATGAGGGCCCTGGGACACGCAGATGTCAAGGTGAATTCTGGCAAACGTGGAAGGCACACTGTTGGTGGGGAGCCACCAAACAAGAGCATCAAGAAACCGAAAAAAGGGGAAGTAAATTTCCTACCCAATTTTCCAGATGGTCATGATGTCACAAGCCTTGAAAATGCCCGACAACTACTGGTGGAtgagatgaaaaagaaaaacccaGATGCAGTCTTCGTCAATCAGCAGATGGACTTCATGTTGTCCAATTTAGGATGA